The Apostichopus japonicus isolate 1M-3 chromosome 12, ASM3797524v1, whole genome shotgun sequence sequence CATCGCGAACGCGGAAAACTCACGCGTTTAAGTTGGGTCGTAAGCTTACCTTAATCACTAGTTTCAGGAGTGGAAACGTAACGGAAACAGGCTGGAACTCGGAATTTTCGTCGCAATTACAGACCGAAAACGGCGATTTAAACGCGTGTTTTTTCCCCGTGAAGGTGCAAAATCTAATTACAGTACTAAAAGCTCAATGTAAAACAGAAGTGACAATTGATGATAAATTATTTACATGCTAATGACAtcttgaaaaaataaaacacgTCTGTAATTAGTTCAACTGGACAACAATCTTATGTATTAAATAATGAAACATACAATTGTTATTATAGTGTTGACATAGAACGTAAATGACAGCTTTGGTTGACAATTTTATGTAATTTTAACAAACGTACTAAATATTGTGACCTATAAACACTTCAAGGGcaaaaaaaacatgactatATATCAACAAATAGGGGTAAATATATTGCAAGATTTTATAAAATCAATGAAATACTTTCTTCTATACATCATTCGCAAAGCAAATAAAAAGGCTCAAGGATTGttcaacatttttatagacAACTGCATCAACAAAAGCTTGAACTGCATTGCTGCAAATATATAATTTGGATCACATTTAACAAAACCAATGCATAGGACACCAAAGTAATCTTATGTTTGCAAGTAGTAATATCATACAAAATTGCACTTAATCTCAACTTtgattcattttctttctccaGTATAACTACATGAATTAAAGATTCTATGCGGTTTGACTAATGGTGCTTCATATtcagtaaaaacaaaatggtatAACATACTATTTGGAAAGCTATGATAGTGTTTGGACGGCTAACGATATATCAAAGTTAATGATTTGCCCCGGAAATTCTTTAATTGACAATACACATACTAATGTGAAGAGATGATTGAAACAGGTGGAAGCTGGCGTTAGATAGTCCGGAAAGCttaatttcataaaataaaataaactgtaaATTTTAAAAAGTTCGAGAAGCTATTTCACTAAGGTAATGATCACATTTAtgatttctttccttttaattCTTTGTTCGAGCAACGGGTAGTTGGTTTGCCTGATCGCATTTAGGCTGCAAGTTTCATTGTCTGTCATTAATAATGAAGAAGGAAGATTTATAATTCGATCAAAGCCCAATCTCTGTCATGCCTTGTTTTTGCTTCTTAAAAATTGAAGTAAAAGTTCTTGCGGAACTGCAaaatattttttactgatttaTGTGAGGACAACTACATATGCCATTTACATTTCACTGATATGTTCACAGTTTCATTTAAACAGAACAAATATCAGGTACTTTTCTTGACATCTCAAAAGCTTTCGATTGTTTCAGACTCAACATTCACCTGAATAATGATTTGTCCTGTTGTTTTCGAGGTCAAGTGTGGCATTGGTTTAAGAGCTAACTCTCTCACAGGAAACAGGGTCTTGTAATCAATGATGTAACGTGAATGGTCTTTATAATCATCCGTATTAAGTTGTATTACAGCTAACGGTGCACGTAGCCACATGGCCAATTATGACATGAATAGTCATGTAGACTGCGTGGTTTTGTCTGTAACTTTGGAGGGTTAAATGTCATTTAATGGGTTAAAAGTCTAAATGTGAGAGTTATGGTTTTAGTAAATCAATATAGTATCATTGTATTACGGCATATCTTCATTGATAGTAGTGATATGGTATTGTTAATAGTTACAGGGATtgtactatatacatatacacaataCTCCCGTCTCGAACTTTTGGCTAATAAcatgtgtagtatctattcCCCTTTTCGAGGGGAATgatgatacacacccgacgaagATCACACAGtaacagtcccgatgcaaggagactggggttgagagcggatccgTTGTTCGGTAGTTttgttttcgtgcccaggttctttcctcggtgacttttcttaaaaagcattAAATACTCGCCCTTTTCTTCTAAGAtaatgtgtagtatctgttccaaTTCGAGGGTAATCGTAATACATGACAAACGATGATCACACAattacagtctcgatgcaaggggacttgGGTTGAGAGCGAATCGGTCGTTCGGTTGGTTGGTTTTCTTGTCCAGCTTCGATTTCGGGGTTTGAATCAGACTCTGGTCATGCAACAACGGTGTACAACACAGTGCATTGTATTTAATGATATTAACACACATAATATGTTATTGTCACTGTCCATATTCTTCCGACAACTATCCAAATTTGTTAGCTTCTTTTTAAATGCTTTGAAGTGCCAATTATACGTTTTATGGTTAATCAAGGTTAATAAGGTGTAGGTAGGAAATGGCAGAGGGggagtttagtttagtttagtagaaaaaaaaagatcaggAGGGACAGTCAAGTCCCAATCTAGGACCCTAtagaagagaaacaaaaacaatttaagaagacACAAACACTAACATCCGATACAAATGCTTAACGTTCTTATCCAAAGCAATCTTAAGCCCGTTCACAATACTTGCAAGTACAcatttctcaggcaaaccgttccactcattcacaaccctattagaacaAAGTTATGcagaatattaatcctactttgtgaactttggagtttaagacaatgttctctggtacaactactataagtaaacatgaaaaagtcggtgaAGGATAAactgtcaaaaccatacacaatcttgaaaacctgaatcatgTCACATTACCTCCTAAGCttcagtgtggtgagattcaacagttgtaaccgcctataataaggaacactcttcaAGGAAcaaatcatcctagtagccctccagAGGAACTGTAATTGACATTTACTCCACAGTAGTCCAACGGATTCCACCACTTGTATCCTTGACTCTATTATCCTGTACGTTTATTTTGATTGGAAACAATAAAATAgtatatttacttttttttcaagatGCGCTTTCATTTGTTGATCTTCATGCCGAGCACATCACACAGTCAGTGTATACGCTCAAGTGGTAATAATACTGCACCACCtactaaaaaaataatatatatatatatatatatttacatatattaataaTGGTATACTTTACATGggcaaattaaatatatatgaaagttATGCAAGTTTGTGTTACTGTTAGAATACTGTTAAGGTAACACGTGATCCTCAGTATACGATACAAGTTTTCATTGTGAATGGACCACTTTGTCAATTATATATACCAATAGGAGTATTTTGAGAAAGTCAACAACAAAGGAATTCAGTGGTTTGAATtagatgaatatatatgtaaccgATCTGacataatttattttaaattaacacCATTTCTTCTTCTGCAGTGAATGTAAAGTAACGTTTGTTCAAAGGTGAATCTGACACATTACCATATGATCACCTAAGTAAAACGCATATAGCCATGTTTGCTTCTTTCTCCTACCATCCATGGAATGTTTCTTTAATGTATTGATGATTTCATTGTACAAATCGTGAATAGATGTACACAATTATACCATAAATACAACTTTGAGAATGCATAATTAAGCACTTTTTCACATGCTACATTAAAGACACCGTTTACGCATAAATAGAATAGGGTTACTCTTCTTTCTCCTCCCTgacaattttattttgtatttataattaCCGCTGCTTGAGGCTTCCCTTGTAATTATCCTTTACTCTATTAGCccaataatataacattaaatatgaCTTTATAGAACCACATCCACATATATAGGGATACAAAGAAACACTGACCATTTGAAACTAAGTGCGTTGCCGCTTGTACCATAGGTATTTTCGCCTAATCGATACGATATAAATATAATGTGGTAAGAGACTCACTATAACAATGAGGGCATCGATTGGAGCCTAATTTTGCCTTAAGTTCTTACCGGCCCATATCATCTGTATTGGACACATTACACTGGTCACAGAAATTGGCAGCAGAAAATTGTTCTGAAAAACATGTAAACTCTTTCATAACTATCAATAACAATTGCTGATGATTAAGTCGGACTAGCAAAACGCTGTGATATATGATACTGTAgaattatcattttatttcgGATTGAGAAGGGCAGTGTCTTTTTTTCTTACCTTAGGCACTGAAATGACTTTAAAATATCTAATATGGTGTATCAATAGTTATTTTTCTCTattgtttgtcttttcttaGAGAAATGTTACGGAAAAAACAAAAGTACAAGATTCATTagccatatataaatatatatagtttgtctTTACGTCtgttacttaggctgaagagcatgggtgtcatGAGGAATTTACTGTATTGGATCGGCAATTGGCTTtgtaatagggaacagagggtggtaattaaaggctctgcttcttcttggcagaacgttactagtggggttccacaagggtctgtattaggtcccttgttgtttgttgcctatataaatggcATCGacagagatattttgtgtacagctaagaagtttgctgatgacaccaaaatTGTATTCTGATGtatcttccaaaagcgattctgagaagtttcaagcggatttggataagattttttcctggtctcaggggtggcaaatgctttttaatattgataaatgtaagataatgcacattggtagtagtaaccaaaagtttacatacaatcttaatggtgtggagttacaggaggtctctgttgaaagcgACCTAgttatctacattgactcatctctgcaaccttctaaacattgtcttgaagctgctaaaaggcgtaatagggttttaggtatgatcaagaggaacttcaattttctgaaagaggacatcgtagttaggctttataagcagttggttaggcctcatctggagtatgctgtgcaggcttggaacccttagtttgctaaggataaggaagtacttgaaaaggtccagaggagggctactaggatgattagttccttataGGCTGTTActactgttgaatctcaccacactggagcttggGAGGTAACGTGGGGACTTAATCCAGgatttcaagattgtgtatggtttcgacaatttatcctttaccgactttttcatgtttgctaacagtagttgtactagaggtcattgtcttaaactccaaaagtcgcatagtaggattgatattcggcataacttttttttgttctaatagggttgtgaatgagtggaatggtttgcctgagaaagttgtatttgccagtagtgtcaatgggtttaaaaatgctttggacaagcactttaagcattgtattcgggtctgagtgtttgtgtcttcagttttttccctctccctatagggtccttgatggggacataagtgtccctcctgatcactttttctactaaactaaactaaactagaGAGACTTGACTTGttacatgttattgtttttggCAATAAGCCTCAGAAAAGTTTTTTAAGCTGGATGTATGTAAAGCTGAATAAATCTTGTCATTctattattctatatatatatatatatatatatatatatatatatatatatatatatatatatatatatatatatatatatatatatatatatatatatatatataataatttctcAATTCGTTATTGTCTGAGTGAGCCTCGCACTGCATTCCGTATTCCACAAATACCTCTTTCGGAGATTTCGAGACGTAACGGTACAGAACGTTCAACAATGATCTTGAGTGATATCTGTGTTGCAATTATTAGTAGATTAACAATGCTTTTCCAGTTTTCGTAAAAGTCTGCCTCTGAAAAGGTCATGATATTAACAAGTTGTCATGATTAGAAAGGTTGTTTCCTGATATTGTCTTTCTGTGTTAACAATAAAATGAAAGTGAAAGGGAAAGCACTTATAGTGCTATAATGTAATTATTTGAAATGTCAATGCGCATGCTTCAGCTGTATTTTATACTCGTTCATGCAATATAAGAGGAAATAATCAACTAACATTCTGAAGTCGGTGTACTATACGATAATGATATATTCGTGTTTCAAGCTTCCTACGAGAGAACAATAAATCCTTGAAAGCTGTGGCTCCACCCCCTCCATACCATAATCCCTACCATATAGAGAGCTGAGATATATCCCAAGGTGTACAAGATAATTCATTCTTCTGTCTGATATTTATTTGAGTTTTTAAAACTGCTAAGAGGCCAATGAACTAGCTGACATTGCTGCAGCTCTCGGTAGCTTCCTCGCTGTTGTCCCAGCCAACAATTAACACCATTGGAAACACAGTCGTAAACAGTCGTAAGTTTATACAAAGAAAAACACCCCCACTTATGCCAACCCACTAAAGaaaacagattaaatctctcCACTAAACTTGAAATTAAAAGGAAATTCTTCCTCAACGGAGAAAGCATGAACGTGCCATATCCGTGCGTTCAGAATGGCAAATATAAAGCAGAGTTACAAAAGGTCAAACCAAAGTTGGACTtgatgattatttttttctcgtttAAGGGTCATAGTATATTTATGTACCTCTCCTCGCTACGCCACTACGACCCTATAAGAGGATGGACACGGATCCAAACGTAAATACGGAGCGTATGGCATGTGACTTCAGCGTGGTGCCTGCGAGATATATTAATCACATGACTGCACTCACATTTCAATAGTAACATTAATTTATACGTTATTTTAAAGTACTACAATTACAAACTGACCTGTTTGTGTTCCATAACGTATTAGTTAGCAGTATATATGTAAAGCCCAAGTTACATGATCCAGCATATGAAACTGTAAgtgcattcatatttaacggAAAGCAATTTCTGAATGTATTGTGATATTAGAACAACAATTCTAAGTATTGTAATAGTTTGTCAAACAAGCATCGAGATAAGAAACAAACCTGAATTAAATGTGTTCAAAGGGCTGAATCGGCATCCATTAGTTGCAGCAATGCTTAGTTTATCCTGAATCGTACGTATCAATTGCGAAATCCTAGGAAATACAGCTCTAAGGTGAAAACAGTTATTTACAGTATGCCTTTTCAACATGATGTAGAATGATCAGATTAATTAAAAATGTGCAAATCAATTACATTGAAATATACTTTTAGTTCTCCATACTTAGTAACTTTACCACaagatatataaaatatattaaattattcaaaccATATTGAACAACTTAGATCAAGGTTAGAGAGAATTTGTCAGCTAAGCCCCCAAACAGCATTGatggagcggggggggggggagggggtgggcttTTGGAAATGAAGACTAGACCATTCCtcttctcttaacacttcacACCAAAACGCTAAATCTATTGACCATGAATAAGATTCCATTTCCTTTGCAACACTGAGTTTTAAAACACGGAAGTTGGGGAAAGTGCTATGCAAGTTTGCCTTATTATCCATGGATTGGACCAACCCACAACGTATGTAGGCATTAACTAATATACTGATATAAAGTGATCAATAATATAGGAAAGTCGAAAGTCGGAAAGTATGGCACGTTTCCATAATTTCCGGGTAGATGTGTGTATTAGTGCTGTGAAAGTGCGACACGTGATTTTGTCATGTCAAACTGTTGATATATTGCAACATTGTAAATCCCTTCGTGGTAAGTCGTCCGTTAATTGTTTATCATTGCGTGTTTTTTAGACACATACTAAGTGTTTTATTAAGTATCCTTCTAAAACTATGCAGACAAGTCACTAAACTGATGAAAGCATGCCATTTCTCAAGATACAAAACACACCTGTGTGACATAATAAAATTTTTATATTTGCACACCAGAACTTTTACAATAATTTCATCAAGGAAATATTGTTTCTAACATGGATGCTCTCGTTtcgaaacaaaaataataataacaacataaattgttggtgcccctccaactAGGATTAACTGCGTCCCAAGGGTCCAAACATTTCTGTAAAGCCGTCTCCCCAACATTCCGGTCTTATCAAAGCCATTATGGTAAACATATAGACGGCTGGGCTTCGTGCCTTTATGTATTTAGGTAAGTTAATAACGTAAGATTGTACAACATTTGCGAACAAGCTATGAATTTATTTTCTGTGTGCAAAAAGAAAGTACAACTGTGTAAGTCGCGGCTAAAATCAAGTgagttttaataaattaaaaaaaactttttttcacaCAAAATTCAAGCTAATATGCCGCATCAAGtgtttttatatatgaaaatgaaagatattttgACAATAAGATCAGGATTTTGTCAAAACCTGGTTGTTATAAATGTAGGCCCCCTTGTGTGAGTCCTTGTTTtggggtggcatactcctattagagtctatatcaatccgctcgattgttctccttcaggaaaagtgccaaaaagcagcgggagaacatcttttgtgacctgttatcaatcataatctagttttttgtggcttgcatgttgaagagcatgaaaggaagtacatgtggtgaataaattgggtcaattgaggcaattttagacccctttaggcctcccgggagcagcgtaggaaatttgtttaccactgagtgaagaggtttgtttacaagtgacgaaaacttccggctcggatagcaaaaaatcttcacggtcatggtacggaaaattgatgatgccatgaatggccaacttgtcagctatccggtgatgggtagcgtttagctagtgaaaacttctatctagacttagagaccacattacttttgtgatttagtgtgtaagtcaatggggcttttaatgggcgtatgctaccttggGTGCAACAAGATGGCGCTAGTGATATTTATATTACTGCAAAGCGTATGTTTCTTTGTAAGTGTGGTATTGCTTCTAAGTTTAAGTTTCTGTGTCATATGTTCCTACAGGGTTTACTTACAATGTACTCTGCAGTCAAGTACACAAGGAATATTCAATTGTAACACAAACATCActatttcaatatttgaaattcTCAATTTTTATTGGGGGTGGCGATCGATTATACTTTAAAAGGTATATGTAGTATAGCAGTGTTAACAGTGTACTTGCTTTTGATAGTTTTTCGACCAAACCACCTTTGTCATAATATAAGAAAGCAGAAAATTAAAGCCAATATTGCGCGCCTTTTGGTGGAATAGACAAAATCGGTTTCGTTTGTTTACATATGTCACGTGACCTGAAATGGGTACTCTCAAAGTACTAGTTACTGCCGAgtataaacaaagtcgtatttTGTCGTACTCGCTGTTTCTTCGGAAAACGATTTAGATACGTCCAAGGATCACAGGAGCAACGAACTGTTGAAAGAGGAGGAATATAAATCATTAAGAAACCCCGAACAAAATCCGTGGGTGAGTTACTGAGTAAGAATCGGAAAACATTTCTCCCGGTTCATGATGATTGCGTGTGTGCAAGTGCCCTACATCAGTTTCGctacaattttcatattaagcTAGGTCCAATGCGGAGACAGGCTGTAATGTAATGATACTGTGCATGCTTGATAACGTAGTAAGGTTTTCATGTATGCGTAGGCCTAGACCATGGCCTAGGTTCTTTATCCGTCCCCTGTGTATACACACTGTTCATAGGCGCCGGCCCACTCTCACCTTTATTGCTTACACAATTTGTAAATACAAGGCTTACTACAGAATACAAATTTGTGGCAGGCGACTTGCAATTTTCATTGggaaagaggggaaaaaagaaagataagcAAAAAATTGTACATCTCACCCACACCATTTTTGATTTTGAAATTGATTatcttttatttactttttttttcttttacttgtgTAGAGCACTTAAACCATACAACTTTGTCAACGAAAATCTAAACCAAGGGAAAATGCCTCATTTTTGCTGTGCTGGTGGTTGTACAAACTCATCCGACAAACAAGATCTGTCTTTTCATAGTTTACCTTTACGAGACAagaaaagattaaatttgtGGATCACAAAAATGAAACGAGATCCCAAATTTTTCAGAGTTAATAAACATGCAAAAATATGTTCAAGCCATTTTACTGAAGATGACTTCATCGAGCCACTTGCAAACAAGAAGAGGTTGAAGAGAACTGCTGTACCTTCAAAATTTATTTGGACAGAGCCAGGGAGGGAAAGTACAGAAAGACAAGTGTTAGGAAAATTACAGGTATGGCATGAAAATAAAGACGAAGAAACAGACACTGCTTCTGAAGGAGAGGGTGATGTACTTGACCCCCAGAGACCATCCTCTGTGTCAAGAAATATCCAGACTGATTACAGTTTTGAGGAATTAGACTTGCCTGCCAGCACAGTTTCTCTGTATCTCATTTGCTGTCTAAAAGCACAACAGAAAAAAAGGAGGAGAAATTCTTTACTCATTTTACTGGATTTAATTCAAATGCACAGTTTAAGGAAACACTTAGATTTTTAGTCCCAAATTTAGATAGAAATAATTTAGTTTACTATGACACCAAAGAGGCAAGAAGTAAATTAATAAATGCAGAATCACTCTTTGAAGATGAAGAATTAAATGAAGGGATATCTCTCACAGTGGAATCAACAAAACGTCCAGGGAAAAAAATCTTGATTGAAGATGAGTTCTTGATGGTTATGATGAAATGGCGAATGGGACTTAGCAATTTGGACTTGGCTGAAAGATTCAATTTGTCAGAAAGTACTGTATCAGTAAAGCTGATAACTTGGTTTAATTACTTGTATGTTATTCTTGGGTCATTAAAGATATGGCCCGGTCGCAATATAATTTTAAGTAATTCACCCCAAGAATTTGTCCAGAAGTACCCTAATACAGTTGTAATCATAGATGCAACCGAATTACAAATTGAAGTGCCAAGTTCACTCCAAAAGCAAAGTGAAACTTACAGTTCTTACAAAAGTCACAccacattaaaatgtttacttggTGTTGATCCTAAAGGgggtataatttttgtttccCAGCTATATGAGGGGTCCATAAGCGACAAAGAAATTGTAAAAAGATCTGGTTTCTTATCAGTTCTTAAACAAAAACTAGAAATGGGGGGACTACACAAAGGAGATGCAGTTATGGCAGACAAAGGTTttgatattgaaaatgaattGAAAGCAATGGGGTTAAATCTCAATATCCCCACCTTTTTGAGAGCAAAGGGAAGTTTCTCAGAAGAGGATGTAATTAGGACACAGACAATTGCCATGTACAGAATTCATGTTGAAAGGGCTATTGGGAAGGTTAGGAGGTTCCACTTGTTTAATTCAGTAATACCAGTGACAATGTTTGGTACAATAAATCAAATCTGGACTGTTTCTTGTTTGTTATCCAACTTTCAAAATCCAATTCTTTGAGAAACTCAGTACAGCATAGTGTAGTCGAAAGGTTCTTtaccatatatgtataaacaaaaatcaatgGGACTATTCCTATAAGCTATGACATCAATGATGAAGAATGAGTTAAGCTTTGGTAAAGCAATGACAGTCCAatattcttcatcaaaaggAACTCTTGTAGCAatcatttcattactgtcaCTCAAATAAACAATGAAATCACACCATTTTAAACAAGTTAGGGCCATCTGACCTTGCACTTGGGTAAAGTAACCAAACTTTTGTTCACGTTTAAGAATGTATTCCTCACTGTTGTCTTTAAGTTCAAAATAAAAGTCATGGGATTTCACAATCTCCTCCACCTTCTTTCCTCGTTGCGTCATTGGGCACTTTATTTCAAGTAATCCGAAACAAGGCTTGAGAGCTGGGTTAAAAACCTTTCCATCAGGGGTACATCCTAGGTGTGGGTGCTTGGGATTTACAACAAGTCCGGAATCAAAGACACAaaaatttggaattttctttttcatttgtttaatgTAAATACTTAaggcttccttttcttttgacAATCCATGTTGAATTGAAGCTACTTTACTCAAATCCTTTGTACCATAAATGTCTTTGAACATGGCTTCTGTGGGAGGTTTTTTTCGAGCAAGAACTTTGCCAAAGTTTGACGCTGTTAATCTTTTCTTACGTGCTGACTGCCATTCAGCAGACTTATACTGCATGACTGTCCTTTTCTGAAGTACATGAGAATCCTCAATGTAAATggatatattttcattaaaccAATCCTTTTGTGTAACACAGGACACACAATCCAGATCAAAATGTATAGTTAAGTCATCAGCAGGTAATTTTGGAAATGACTTACACATTTGGTTATCAATATCACTGAAATTTGGAAAGAAATCTAACGAGTGCTTATATTGTGTTGTGAGATTAGCACAGTCAAAGA is a genomic window containing:
- the LOC139977663 gene encoding uncharacterized protein; this translates as MCKSFPKLPADDLTIHFDLDCVSCVTQKDWFNENISIYIEDSHVLQKRTVMQYKSAEWQSARKKRLTASNFGKVLARKKPPTEAMFKDIYGTKDLSKVASIQHGLSKEKEALSIYIKQMKKKIPNFCVFDSGLVVNPKHPHLGCTPDGKVFNPALKPCFGLLEIKCPMTQRGKKVEEIVKSHDFYFELKDNSEEYILKREQKFGYFTQVQGQMALTCLKWCDFIVYLSDSNEMIATRVPFDEEYWTVIALPKLNSFFIIDVIAYRNSPIDFCLYIYGKEPFDYTMLY